acacattgtgacttggatggagagacgtctcataccacatcttatttctaaaaacttgatctgtgttttgttgtaataagccTTGTGTGTATGTTTCAATCATTTCGTTGAGACAAACTTAGTTAAAGAACgaaaactatttttttgtaatttttccatttataaaggggcataactctagaacggttagaTCGACGCTacaaaaaattcaaacttgatctgttttgtttgtttgtggtaataagcattgtgtataagtgtcaTAACATATGGTTGAGTCAAAATTTCATTTTGTGAGTAACAGAACAAAAACTAAATTTTGCAATTCCGCTAtggcgggggcataaaaaaaaaatacatctaagCAGGAATCAAATGTTCAGttcgttttttttatgtatatacatCAATTCTGTACAAGTGTACACCGCATTACATACGACCGAGACTTAGTATACTGTTTATGATGCTGCTGTATGAAATAACTCTACAGCCACTGATATTAGAGATTTAAAATCAACAGCTTAAGTTGTTTGAGattgatttttataatatttgataCGATATcttaattgtttacttttgttCTGCTGTTCATGTGTCTATTGACTGTCATCTTGTAAATTAACGTTGTTGGttagtttaaatataaaaaagaagatgtgataagattgccaatgagacaactgtccacaagagaccaacatgacacagacatttacaactataggtcaccgtatggccttcaacaatgagtaaagcttAAAGTTTATTTGTAAGCTTCTTTCTGTAATTTGCCCGAGATTATAAGGGCAGAAGTTGAGGCTTAAAACAAGTATATCCTCTCTCCATATTCATGTGTCTAACCCAAAGTCAGAAACCTTGCAATTCGACCAAGGCCTTTGATAGAAGCCAAAAAGTTGGACGACGTTTTTTCTTCTacaaatgtttgatttataatttCGAAACTTGacatcgcaaaaaaaaaaaaaatgatacaacaacaaaatagttttattattGTCATGAAGTGCCGTAACATATaaatttttgtcttaaaaaatgCAAGATCAGAATCTATAACAATGATTAAtacaaaatactagtatataaaagtAATTTCATCTTCGACGCAACACGTTTTTTCGACAACCTGTTTAGTATATACATTGAGTATCTTAGACTTTCTAATACAATCGCCAATGACCCTGTACTTGAATAAGATTCAAACTGTGTACTTGTATACGAATCATTCGGTGTACATACTTGTATACGAATCATTCTGTCAACTTATAGCTCATATTGTCCGTCTTCACGCGATCATTAGCAGACCAAGGTGTCTGTCCAAGGtataaatttgaatatgtattGGACTATTTTGTCTCGGAGATATTTGCAGTCCGTTGTTTAAAGAAAACTTTAACTTCTAGAGCAACATACAGAACACACGCTACAGACAATAACGTCATAACGATAATAAGCTTTGTCTTTACACATAACACAGTACTGATAGCAAAATACACAGTAAAACTGGTCGCCTTCCAGAAGTGGTAGTTGGCAAATGCTGGCTCTGTATTCTCTGGGTACAGATATCCAATCAGTGCTAGAGAATATAACAAATACAACTATTATTATaggcttatttgaaaaaaacctTGACTGGTTAGACAAGTTAAGTATGTCAAGCTTGCTTTCTAGTATTgctttttcattttctattacCAGTATTTTGCGTTACATGTAAGTAATTTGTATGCATTGATTTTTATGAAACGTTATATTTTTTACGAGATTGCTGTGAATTTCTGACGACCTGGCATGAGGACCTACGGCCTTGTCTGGGAACTGATTAGAACAGTTTGAGATTGTATGTATGTGCCGTTCCTATGTCCAGAACCTGTATCTGTGGTTTTCGTgtgttttgtttttcgttcattatttgtgACATAAATTAGTCCATTAGCTTTTTCATCAAAaggttttacatttgtcattttggggccttttatatccgACTTTGCGGTGCGTgctttttttcattgttgaaggttgcacggtgacctatagttgttaatttctgtgtcatttgtgaatagttttctcattggtaatcatgccatatcttcttttattttatattgagtcAGAAAGCGATTTACAGTAAGAATAACAACTCACCATTAGATTGCGTCTGCCATATTCCTTCGGCGACACCCCATATAACTACCATTATAAACAAATAAGGCAAGTCACTTCTTCCTTGTGGATAAAAGACAAACATGGCAACAAATATGGACATTTGTATAATTATGGCTACTGCAAACAAAACCTGTCTCCCCGTGTATTTAGCTAGCCGTGACGTCACCAATGCTGACACAGTTGTTGAACCTCCATACGCCGCCATGATAAAGCCAACCATTTTGATTCCAATTGGACAGCTAACGTAAGACTAAAAGTATAAGAATCAAAGCGTGTGTAGGCACTGAAGGGTAAAGATTGCTCttatttatcagtgggaagtaaaatcaAACATTGCATTGTATACAGCATTGGTTGTTCAATGAAATTAATTCAACTAGAAttctggacaaaggaagataactctaattttcaaagatgactttaacaatgGCATCATTGATATTTATTAGAACAGATACTATATTCTGGCACCTTGCAAAAGCTATGTAATTTTGAACATTATAACATTATTTTATGACTTGAGTATCTGAGAATATATTACATAAATTACGTATTACAATACCAAGTAATTGTATATCCTATACAGACATGCAACTTCATGGAAATACCATCGAATTAAGTTACAACCTCAGATAAAATCATATCTATGTGGACTACAAACTTTACAACATCAAAAGAGAAGCGAACGAAATTGACTTtagtttgaaatataaattctcaACTATAAAATTGAGCACCTGTTACTGTCctgaaatacatgaaatatttgcaccTGGACGTTATACAAACATAAATAGTCAATTAACTAATATAAAGTCATgcttatgcggtatgggctttgatcattgttgaaggccgtgcggtgacctatagttgctaatgtctgtgtcattttggtctcttgtggacagttgactccttggcaatcataccacatcttcttttttatatcaagttAATCATTCTAGTCAATCATACCTTCGTAAAATCTGTCCACAAAACGGCCTGCTCCATCGCCATTATTGATATAAATGGTACCAATAACAACATCTTCATATCACCGAATGTAAAGAAACATGACGTCACTGATTCCTTAATAGAAGAAGACTCTGTCCACTGGCTCTTCGGCAAAGGAGGTAAAAATGTTGCAGTCAAGATGAGTCCAATGACATCAAAGACAAGAAAGACGCCAAGCATAGTGTACACAACATCTGAAGATGGCTGGTTCAACACAGTAGAATTTCCGGATATTGCAGGACAATCATTGACACCGCAGGTCGTAGACGAAGCATTAAAACTATGGCTTGCACTTTTATATAAAACGGCAGACGACACTATATTTCCACTGATTTGTGTTAGTTCATATATTGTAAAGAAGATTCCATTTAGTCTACTGAGCAAAACATGCGCATCTTTACCTATGCGATCTGCAAGAGAATAAGCATTTCTTGTAATATAAATACTTTGCGCTGTCCATAAAGGACCGGACACCAGTCCTAGTAAAATAGACGAAGGAATCAAAGTTCCGAATGTTGGATAAAAGTTGCTTAAAGTGTAGACTATATGTAGTATCCAAGCAATAACAAGTGCCAACTTTCCGCCAATAACCTTTAACACAGTTGGTGCCAATACAGCTGAAATGATAATAAATCCATATAAGCACGACAATGATGTCACTCCTAGCCCTGCTTCCTGATTCAAACTGCTCTGTAAGTTTTGTATCGCTAAGTATGCAGTAAATACAAAGAAAAATGAGGCTGACAGTATGTAAGTATTGCGAATTTCATGACCACTGGTGCTGTCACCCCTTTTGGCGCTAAAACACAAACATATCTCCTCGAGGTTCTCGGTTTCATTCCGTCGTTGTGACATTGTACTAATATTATACATGTAAGATATAGTGACCTATCATTTACCTATTGCATCGTTTAGTGTGGACAATACTAAAATTAGATTTACATAATTATTCAACTAAAACTTTACGTGTATGATCAATAGTATCTATCTTAAGTGACAAACCATGTGATAGGTTGTTAATAACAGCTGACACAAATCTGATTTTATATACAGTTAATGTTAGctttataaaaatcattaaatataaaCGTTTAGTTATCTTTATTCAGAATAGTGTACACACGGTGCGTGAATCTTTCAAGGTTGTAACTACATCACAGATACACATAATTCTTGTTCCAGTTACAAAGTTGGGGTTATTGAGAACTCTGTCATTATGACATTATTTTAGTAAGGTCGGCTAATCGGTCAGATTACTGATATGATTGTTACATTTCAATAATTAAATTAGTAGTGCAATCGTACTTAACCATAATATCTCAATTCTTCAACTTAATTTTATCCCAATCTGGTCATAGACCACaatacaaatatagtccctagtgttgacagtgggttacttgccaatattttttataccccttccaaatttatttctcattgttttatgcctcaaattgtaagtagggggggtgaaattacactgtaaaaaagttGGGTTCAGAATtgtaaaggaaagtagtgatttggtccagctgaaaaggTTAGAAATAAGCACTTCGgtagctgtcaaaagatttcaagacgccctaaacataaaattgtccatattttgagttagagccgatgaagttttctatattttaatataatttgtcccaaaagtagtacaacacactgtaaaaatttcattgagaaagcgcggttggaattttttaaattttcatttatgttctaaaagaaatgcactacgaattaattgtggtctcggaccatctTTGTGACTATTAAGTTTGAGTCTTCTTTAAAATCCTTTTAAaactttacatatttttattcgtCTCTCTAAACTTGTGATTGAGGAGGGTCATGGATTAAAAATTGAATGTAAAATCATATTTTCTGGATAATTTTACAAAGCTGATGAACAGTGATATAGGGATTTAGTGACCAATTCCGTATGCAGTAGCGGATCCAGGGGAGTGGGTGGGTTAGAACCCCcattttttggccgatcaatgcatttgaatgagagcatatagttggaaccctccccttttactctgggttggaaacccacctttttaaaatggctggatccgccactggtatgcATGGTATGGGTGACGGTAAACATGTAAAAAAGGATGCAAAAGGATATTACAAGTGATTCGGAAATAATCTGACAACCCAATGGCCAacaaaaaccaggtttaaaatgACAACAACCACTTACAAAACACAACAGTGTTTAAAACGAAACAATTCGAAGACTTCTTTCCCTTTACAAAAATAGGGGTTTCATATAACAAATTTGAGGATGATAGAAATTGTATGTTAGCTagtattgcacaatataattcttattttaatcatatgaacagtcaaagcaaaattatctggttatttagtgtagaaaatgttgagttacttaaaataatatgtaattttatatacaaacatcttccttagtgaagattagttaaaggaaatctatgtgtgtatatacatttgattggacatagaaaattatattcatctgaatatcacaaacatactagccgattaaaaaaaaaaaataattgttaagatatattatttattcaaatgttctcttatatccttgaggcatcgtcccctggtatcaactgcattcaagttacctatgatgcttccttgtttgcttttgatacaggtaggaaagagacatttacacacattttacatgcctatggCCCACAAGGTATCGCcccctggtgtcagctgcctttaggaaaccataatgctttcctatttgctgctgacacaggatgagtcatggacatgtttaatttctactttctttttggctaattattatatatttaattgatccaactttttgtgtactatacatatgtggatatctatttttctttttttctttttgggctgcttgtttgttatctatatcaaccacacttgcaataaaatgcattagtattaaaaaaaaacatactatagattctttatctacgtattctttaagaacttaaatagttctcgtttaacttttttttttttttttatctcattgtttgtattgtattatgaaaaaattattgatgttgtaatgtttatgccctttggggcccataattggaaaataaaaatatcttatcttatagtAAGACAAATAACGACCAATTTTATATAATGcgtattttaaatttcattttccaTTGGAGTAGTTTTTGAAGGATTCGTGCTTAgatacatttacaaaatttaatgaagtgcatttttctagttttaatttctattagaatgaaattcaaaacagtgtagctgtggccattgattgacacattaaattcattcattgactgggaaaatttaggtgaacgtttgtatgtaacgaccactgctcactatgtaattttaaagacacttaaactatggggtcaccaaaggttctcaacacataaataaagtaattcgaaaaattaatcagaaataacacgatgttttaatttatatatattatataaatcaaaacataaaggttattcctgattaatttttcgaattattctATAATTAAAGGCGtcaagaaacctttggtgaccccacagtttaaatatctatcgtaggtacgtcgtgaacagtggtcgttacagacaaacgttcacgtaaattgtcccagtcaatggatgaatttaatgtgtcaatcaatggccacaactacactgttttgaatttcattctagatctatatattttggagtttagtatgccgTCCATTATCACGTGCAGGTGgtttcggctgttatctgctctttggtcgggttgttgtctctttgacacattcgccatttacattctcaattttatgcatatACAaaagaccactttcgagtttatccgtcaccggaaaaaaactcgtcaattatgcctgtatccctgcactatttacgttcaccaagcgtcttagtgatcgtcattgtgcaggataaactagaaataatggttgttatgtaggtacttaatgacaattccctaatgacagcagtgctgattgtcaattttgagaattcaatttgccgattaattcgtacaatatagaattatagttttcataccactcgctcaacattggaatggaagtgacgacgcccctaaacgcacaaatgacgttcactaaaaccagagtttttgacgaaagtgcatcgaactcgaaagttgtctattgtacCATACTGATTTCTGTCTGCTCTATAACCTGTTTTGTTGTCCTCTTTTTTGCGTAACAAATAAAAGAGTCTGCAAATTTTTTGAAGAGAAAATGATACAATGTCATCTCAAAAGCGTTACATGTAAATGTGATTAAAGAAGACAATAATATATAGTAATTTAATAAGTAATTATGCAAGAGATGAAAATATATTTCCCTCGGTATGAAGATCAGCTCATTGTTCTATTGCCCGAAGCCAACGAGGTATGAATATCAGCTCATTGTTCTATTGCCCGCGGAAGCCAACGAGGTATGAATATCAGCGCATTGTTCTATTGCCCGAAGCCAACGAGGTATGAATATCAGCTCATTGTTCTATTGCCCGAAGCCAACGAGGTATGAATATCAGCTCATTGTTCTATTGCCCGAAGCAAACGGCTGAGGGCAATAGAACAATGAGCTGATCTTCATACCGAgggaaatattttttgatttatTGCACTGTTACACATTCAATAACTGTTTTATTACCTAATACATACTCAGTCAGTTCTAAcaaattcttaaaaataaaacacatgaaaGTAATAActgtatttattataatttgtaaGGAGCATACATGCACAACCAATACTTTAGAAATTCAATAAAACGGACATGAAATCAGAGTAATTTGAACGACAAGAAATCATTAAAGTCAACATATAAACATTCTTGAAAATTTAACGGCTGTACCAAGAACGTTTAAGGTGGACGTACCCAACATTTTCACTAAACTTAATTTGGCTCgtttcattttcataaaattttgacataatattttctttgaccctttgacaaaaatataaaaattccaaaacatttgaaccaaccattttatcagaaaaattacactggttatatagcagtttgataaacactaattttgatcattcagaagcttaatattccattaagaacataacgtaattaaaacgtcTAGCTGAttttatctccctgtagtgttaggtaccaccttgaAGAGACCCAATTTGATTGGACAACATTAATTTATTaggtaataaataataatattgcaCTCACTTCACAGTTGAAAGATCAAATAGAAAGAATAAGTTTAATAggaaaactaaatatatataaataaggagaaGTGGTAACATCACCAACGagacaaaattccaaaaaagccTAAAGGACAATTATGATTAACAATTACCATGAGAACTTCAccaatacacaaaaaaacattgTTAAGTAAGCTATACTTGGTCCCCGTAGGACAACATGTGAAACAATTAAAGAGAGAAAAACGACGACATGATTTCACATGTGTATGCTTTAACAATAAAAGTGAGTAACAACCAACGACAGATAATGTTTTATCATTTACAATGCGTGTATATATCACGagtatcttacctcctatacagtTCTTGGAATGTCATTAGTTAAAAACGACCTCGTGAAGACAGTGTATATTCAATATTGGGCTAGTGGGtgtgttttattttgatattatgttAGTAGCAGTGTCACGtccctttttaaaaacaaaatgactttAAAAAGAAAATCTGAAAGGTTTCGCCACCAGAATAGATGAAGAAATTCATGATGAACGACTAAATATTTCATGCAGAAAACACAATAAACAATAAAGCTAACAAGGGATTATTATTTGCATTTGTTGGATAGATCAATGGAATTAGATTgttaatattgaatatttgatgaCTTTAATACTCCAACAGACTAAACTTCCTCATGTTAATATGACAGTCTGGGagataaattcgttatacagtgtgctagtgacctaatacgatatatatggatTTTACTGACCCCATATGTATCGTATTAAGTCACTgacacactgtgtaactaatgcTATGTAAATTTGGTATCTCTACATGCATTAAGAATTCTTTTACTATTAAGAGTaacattttgtgaaaaaatattaattatttcgaTATATATTGCATAAAAGATATTCTATAATTTCCTGCTCAACTAGTGACACCTATCGTCTTGTGTATACTAATTACATTACGGTGGTTAGTCTCATTCGATTAAAACATGAACGAGGGTGGTATATATCACTAGTATACCTACGTGGATTGTTTGTTGTTGGATaaatatccagtggcaaatattttattttatgattaaatttattataaatgttatgtttCGTATTGTTGAGGAAcaatgttgaacatgttgaagaaagGGAATTTAAagtgacacaaaaaaaaatgacattttcttgACATTgggttaatattgttttttattctgCAGCTAATTATAAAAATTGCTACACTAATGTTTTTAAGAATgtaaacacaaaaatataattcattttcTACCCATGAACGAGCCCTAGTTTGCAAAAAAAAGTAACGTAACATGAAATTGACCTTGCACAAAATATCccttttattactttatttgttACTAGATAAAGACAACAGGTAGTTTTATAGCTGTAtagtattaaaataattttttcatGTGCAATACAATACATCTAGGTAATATTGGAATGTTGTTACGTAAAATAGGATCACAGTTGTTAACTTTTAAATGTTGATTCGAcataaattggcattaaaatgacactgaaatttaCTGGCAGTGTGTGATTGACATACTAATATTCCACATTCATTATTTCCTTCGGTTAAATTAGAACAAGGGTTATTTGTAACTGAAAAGAGGATGTTCGTTGAAGTAAATAGATGCCTACACATTttaatgcaaataaaataaaataatttattttatttaaaaaatctacGGTATTGGATTGTTACCAAAACATAcacaagataaatttataaatgtaagaATAAGTATGCAcattaaatgttaacaaacattCAACAAAGACATTATAAAATTTCCACACAAGAAAATAAACGTATAACTATTTTAATGCATACACGAATATCATTTTACGAAAGTTTGAACTGCAAACTATGAtcgctacatgtatatattctaaTGATAAAATTATGCACTAGATAAATTATGAGATAATTAATAAATCTTCTTAAAAATAAACTAGCCTGAAAAAATCGGAGTCGTTTTGATATTCGAAACCACACTGGTATTACAGATAATGTGAGATCAAGaatgtatatgaaatatttgctgctgggCGTTGATAGTCATACACTTTGATAAAGTTTAATATGTTAGACAGTACATCAGGTACTTATTACCTAACTAAATTATTACAGGAACACTATTGTGCCTGTCATTCTGGATTATAACCGTTGTAAATGTGTTGATGCTATTTATACACATGTTACACTTAAACAAATACTAAATATGCACACAGAAGATGGATAATCGATCtcacatttatttatattcataATGTCTTACGATTGTTAAACATGCCGTACATAGTTTAAAATATGCTGTGATAAGAAACACACCAGGCACATGTTTATACATCGACCTATACATTGACTAACTGTACTTTAAAGTGGACTACGGCCGGACCTGACCATTGATTGTTAGTAGAAAAAATGAGAAAtttcagattgaaaatatattgtgCGTTTCGTGGTGGTGTTAAATCGGACAAGATAGAAAGTCCGTTACAATCAACTATCGTTATATCCATTGCCTTTTTCTTCGTGTTTTCTGCCTTCATGTCTATTCAGGCATTACAGAATAGTTTGAACATGGAAGCAGGACTTGGAGTTAAGTCCCTTGCATGTTTGTACAGTGCTAGTATAGTGTCGTCACTACTTGCACCGTTCTGTATCAAAGTTCTTGGTGGAAAAATAACAGTGGTGGTAGCGTTTTCTTGCCATGCTATATATGTAATGAGTAATTTCTATCCACGATTTTACACTTTGATTCCAACTTCAATACTTTTAGGATTAGTTACCGGTCCACTATGGACTGCGCAGAATCTGTTTATCACTGCTAGCGCTACCAGAATTGcagagaaaagaaagaaaaacttgGCAGACGTTCTGAACCGACACAAcggaatatttttctctattcatgGAGTGGCTTTCGGCATTGGAAGTGTCGTCTCTTCAATAATTTTTCACACGGATATAACATTACCATCCGGAAACGTTACCAAATTGTGTGGCATTTTAGAATGTGACAGCTACAGACAACCAAACACGTCTAATATATCTTTTATAAGTACAAATAGACCATCACCTCAGTTACTTCATCAACTCTTTAGTGTTTACCTAGCATTTGACATGATTGGTGTTGTCATAGCAATAGTACTATTACCAACGTTACCAGTCAGTGATtggataaaaaagaaaagtgCTTTAAAGTCTGTCTATTCCATGTTTTCATCATTATCGAACTTTAAATTGGTGTTATTTCTACCCTTAACTATAATGACTAATGTACAACGCTTTGTTTTATATGCGGATTTTACAAAAGTAAGTATTACGAGATATATGATAATTATATTATGCAAGTGCACATACAAGTGCACGAGGACTAGAAATATATTGATGACTAGGCGAGAAAATATCAACTACATAGGCCTACATGTAATTTATATGCATTGAAGATAATTGATTAATGAGGGATGTTGAAGTCAATGCATCTTGTCATTCATAATAGAAAGGCTACATGGATGGgaatctacaaaacacaacattgaacactaaagac
The window above is part of the Mytilus edulis chromosome 6, xbMytEdul2.2, whole genome shotgun sequence genome. Proteins encoded here:
- the LOC139528072 gene encoding protein unc-93 homolog A-like, which codes for MYNISTMSQRRNETENLEEICLCFSAKRGDSTSGHEIRNTYILSASFFFVFTAYLAIQNLQSSLNQEAGLGVTSLSCLYGFIIISAVLAPTVLKVIGGKLALVIAWILHIVYTLSNFYPTFGTLIPSSILLGLVSGPLWTAQSIYITRNAYSLADRIGKDAHVLLSRLNGIFFTIYELTQISGNIVSSAVLYKSASHSFNASSTTCGVNDCPAISGNSTVLNQPSSDVVYTMLGVFLVFDVIGLILTATFLPPLPKSQWTESSSIKESVTSCFFTFGDMKMLLLVPFISIMAMEQAVLWTDFTKSYVSCPIGIKMVGFIMAAYGGSTTVSALVTSRLAKYTGRQVLFAVAIIIQMSIFVAMFVFYPQGRSDLPYLFIMVVIWGVAEGIWQTQSNALIGYLYPENTEPAFANYHFWKATSFTVYFAISTVLCVKTKLIIVMTLLSVACVLYVALEVKVFFKQRTANISETK
- the LOC139528073 gene encoding protein unc-93 homolog A-like, giving the protein MRNFRLKIYCAFRGGVKSDKIESPLQSTIVISIAFFFVFSAFMSIQALQNSLNMEAGLGVKSLACLYSASIVSSLLAPFCIKVLGGKITVVVAFSCHAIYVMSNFYPRFYTLIPTSILLGLVTGPLWTAQNLFITASATRIAEKRKKNLADVLNRHNGIFFSIHGVAFGIGSVVSSIIFHTDITLPSGNVTKLCGILECDSYRQPNTSNISFISTNRPSPQLLHQLFSVYLAFDMIGVVIAIVLLPTLPVSDWIKKKSALKSVYSMFSSLSNFKLVLFLPLTIMTNVQRFVLYADFTKAYITCPFSIGWVGLVMASYALTNTISLQIIHGIAKLIKRQILVAFAAIVNLAEMTLWLFWNPTADHLPLVFVSVILWGMTDAIWKLEIFGTIPVLFSTKKEPAFANVHFWGSLSSAIYFGTASYLCVFTKLIICIALMIISMLLYITLQIKLSKEQSLDRPTEQEINIEEKEQLNNMSTD